A portion of the Micromonospora vinacea genome contains these proteins:
- a CDS encoding MmcQ/YjbR family DNA-binding protein — protein MTAPGDVPPEVLDRLRPICLGLPETYEEPAWVGTRWRIRKRTFAHVLTVDPERQPVHARAAALDQPACLLTFRSPLDEIAGLLATGHPFYKPDWSPNVMGMVLDENTDWEEVGELLTESYCVMAPKRLAAQIGPPAPPPG, from the coding sequence GTGACCGCACCCGGAGACGTCCCGCCCGAGGTCCTCGACCGGCTCCGGCCGATCTGTCTCGGGTTGCCGGAGACCTATGAGGAGCCCGCCTGGGTGGGCACCCGCTGGCGGATCCGCAAGCGGACCTTCGCCCACGTGCTCACCGTCGACCCCGAGCGCCAGCCGGTCCACGCACGGGCCGCCGCACTCGACCAGCCCGCCTGCCTGCTGACCTTCCGGTCGCCACTCGACGAGATCGCCGGGCTCCTCGCGACGGGGCACCCCTTCTACAAACCGGACTGGAGTCCGAACGTGATGGGCATGGTCCTGGACGAGAACACCGACTGGGAGGAGGTGGGTGAGTTGCTCACCGAGAGCTACTGCGTCATGGCCCCGAAGCGGCTCGCCGCCCAGATCGGTCCCCCGGCACCGCCGCCCGGCTGA